In a genomic window of Methanosarcina horonobensis HB-1 = JCM 15518:
- the katG gene encoding catalase/peroxidase HPI, which produces MTDDRENSLMDRANKMETGRGTSNRDWWPNQLKIEILHQHSSKSNPIGKDFNYAKEFKSLDLGAVKKDLKVLMTDSKEWWPADFGHYGPLFIRMAWHSAGTYRSGDGRGGGGRGQQRFAPLNSWPDNVNLDKARRLLWPIKQKYGQKISWADLMILAGNVALETMGFKTFGFGGGREDVWEPDQDVYWGSEDIWLDDKRYSGERDLENPLAAVQMGLIYVNPEGPNGNPDPIAAAKDIREVFARMAMNDEETVALIAGGHAFGKTHGAGPASHVGSEPETASIEEQGLGWKCSFGTGKGCDTITSGLEVTWTNTPTKWSNNFFRILFGYEWELTKSPAGAYQWQPKDGAGAGMIPDAHDPSQRHAPSMLTTDLSLRFDPVYEKISRHFYENPEKLADAFARAWFKLTHRDMGPRARYLGPEVPAEELIWQDPIPAVNHKLIDEKDIAFLKSKILVSGLSISQLVSTAWASASTFRGSDKRGGANGARIRLAPQKDWEVNQPSELVKVLNTLEGIQSEFDSMASDGKKVSLADLIVLAGCAGVEQAAKNAGHDVTVPFSPGRMDALQEQTDVDSFALLEPIADGFRNYLKTQYPIPAEELLVDKAQLLTLTAPEMTVLVGGMRMLNTNFRQTPHGVFTQKPEALTNDFFVNLLDMGTEWKAVPDAKDIFEGRDRKTYEVKWTGTRVDLIFGSNSQLRALAEVYGSADAQEKFVQDFVAAWTKVMNLDRFDLA; this is translated from the coding sequence ATGACTGACGACAGAGAGAACTCTTTAATGGATAGAGCAAACAAAATGGAAACTGGTAGAGGCACGTCTAATCGTGACTGGTGGCCTAACCAGTTGAAGATCGAGATCCTGCACCAGCATTCCTCCAAGTCCAACCCGATAGGCAAGGATTTCAACTATGCGAAGGAGTTCAAGAGTCTCGACTTGGGGGCTGTGAAGAAAGATCTCAAGGTGCTAATGACCGATTCTAAGGAATGGTGGCCAGCGGACTTCGGCCACTATGGTCCTTTGTTCATTCGCATGGCGTGGCACAGTGCTGGCACTTACCGCTCCGGTGACGGCCGAGGCGGCGGCGGTAGAGGCCAGCAACGCTTCGCACCGCTTAACAGTTGGCCGGACAACGTCAACCTAGACAAAGCGCGTCGCCTGCTCTGGCCTATCAAGCAGAAGTATGGCCAGAAGATTTCATGGGCCGACCTCATGATTCTTGCGGGCAACGTCGCCCTGGAAACGATGGGATTCAAAACGTTTGGTTTCGGAGGCGGTCGCGAGGATGTCTGGGAGCCGGATCAGGACGTCTATTGGGGCTCTGAAGACATATGGCTGGATGATAAACGCTATTCAGGTGAACGGGATCTTGAAAATCCGCTTGCTGCCGTTCAGATGGGACTGATCTATGTCAATCCGGAAGGTCCAAATGGCAACCCGGATCCGATCGCAGCGGCCAAGGATATCCGCGAAGTTTTCGCTCGCATGGCCATGAACGACGAAGAGACCGTTGCGCTCATAGCTGGTGGTCATGCTTTCGGAAAAACTCACGGTGCCGGCCCTGCGTCCCATGTTGGGTCTGAGCCAGAAACGGCCAGTATCGAAGAGCAAGGTCTCGGTTGGAAGTGCAGTTTCGGCACCGGCAAAGGCTGTGACACGATCACCAGCGGCCTGGAGGTCACCTGGACCAACACGCCAACGAAATGGAGCAATAACTTCTTCAGGATCCTGTTTGGCTACGAATGGGAATTGACTAAGAGCCCGGCAGGTGCGTATCAGTGGCAACCGAAGGATGGTGCAGGCGCAGGCATGATTCCGGATGCCCATGACCCTTCACAGCGTCATGCGCCAAGCATGCTGACCACTGACCTTTCCTTGAGGTTTGACCCCGTTTACGAAAAGATTTCAAGGCACTTCTACGAGAATCCTGAAAAATTAGCTGACGCATTTGCCCGTGCATGGTTCAAGCTGACGCACCGTGACATGGGTCCGCGTGCACGCTATCTTGGCCCGGAGGTCCCTGCCGAAGAGCTCATCTGGCAAGACCCCATCCCCGCAGTCAATCACAAGTTGATCGATGAGAAGGACATTGCCTTTCTCAAGAGCAAGATACTTGTCTCAGGGCTGTCGATCTCACAACTGGTCTCTACCGCTTGGGCATCGGCATCCACTTTCCGAGGCTCCGACAAGCGTGGCGGTGCGAACGGTGCACGAATCCGCCTCGCCCCTCAGAAGGATTGGGAAGTCAACCAGCCATCCGAACTGGTAAAAGTGTTAAACACTCTCGAAGGCATCCAGAGCGAGTTCGACAGCATGGCCTCTGACGGAAAAAAGGTCTCGCTTGCTGACCTGATCGTTTTGGCTGGTTGTGCAGGTGTCGAGCAGGCTGCAAAGAATGCTGGTCACGATGTGACGGTTCCCTTCTCGCCAGGGCGCATGGATGCTTTACAGGAACAGACCGATGTGGACTCTTTCGCCTTACTCGAACCGATTGCTGATGGTTTCCGCAACTATCTTAAGACCCAATATCCCATACCAGCTGAAGAGTTGCTGGTTGATAAGGCGCAACTACTGACACTGACCGCACCAGAGATGACGGTGCTTGTTGGCGGCATGCGAATGCTGAATACCAACTTCAGACAGACCCCTCACGGTGTTTTTACCCAGAAGCCGGAAGCACTAACCAACGACTTCTTCGTGAACCTGCTCGACATGGGTACGGAGTGGAAGGCGGTACCGGACGCTAAGGACATATTTGAAGGACGCGATCGCAAGACTTACGAAGTCAAGTGGACCGGCACGCGTGTCGATCTCATCTTCGGTTCAAACTCCCAGCTCCGGGCTCTGGCAGAAGTCTACGGAAGCGCGGATGCGCAGGAAAAGTTTGTCCAGGACTTCGTGGCGGCCTGGACCAAAGTAATGAACCTTGATCGCTTCGATCTCGCCTGA
- a CDS encoding ferritin family protein, with amino-acid sequence MLSQIPIDLKSISAEDLDKEILRAGIIAELDAINLYEQMANLTKNPDIRAILLDIAKEEKTHIGEFQALLLRFDPQQKKELEEGAEEVEEELSK; translated from the coding sequence ATGTTATCTCAAATACCGATCGATCTTAAAAGTATATCTGCAGAAGACCTTGATAAAGAAATTCTCAGAGCTGGGATCATAGCCGAGCTTGATGCCATAAACTTATATGAACAGATGGCAAACCTGACTAAGAATCCAGATATCAGAGCCATCCTCCTGGACATTGCAAAGGAAGAAAAAACTCATATAGGTGAGTTTCAAGCCCTCTTGCTCAGGTTTGACCCCCAGCAAAAGAAAGAACTTGAAGAAGGAGCTGAAGAGGTAGAAGAGGAGTTATCCAAGTAA
- a CDS encoding pyridoxamine 5'-phosphate oxidase family protein — protein MVKLEEKMKTAFSKVKIFPVATASKDGIPNVVPIGFCQLVDDETIWIADNFMVKSLKNLKENPYVAIYVWGPDTGGCFQIKGKADVISTGEKFEKMKAIVHAAKPGLPAKTLIEVKITEVFQCAPGPGAGQKLL, from the coding sequence TTGGTAAAATTAGAAGAAAAAATGAAAACTGCTTTTTCGAAAGTAAAGATCTTTCCTGTAGCTACAGCCTCAAAAGATGGAATTCCTAATGTTGTTCCAATAGGGTTCTGCCAACTCGTGGACGATGAAACTATCTGGATTGCAGACAATTTCATGGTCAAATCTCTGAAGAACCTTAAAGAAAACCCCTATGTTGCAATTTACGTATGGGGTCCAGATACAGGTGGCTGTTTCCAAATAAAGGGTAAAGCAGACGTTATTAGCACAGGAGAAAAATTCGAAAAAATGAAAGCAATTGTACATGCAGCAAAACCCGGTCTTCCTGCAAAAACTCTCATTGAAGTCAAAATTACTGAAGTTTTCCAGTGCGCTCCCGGTCCAGGTGCAGGGCAGAAATTGCTTTGA
- a CDS encoding CTP-dependent riboflavin kinase yields the protein MIEIIAPVKLRDALDLNNGDRVVVQVKKQGMESQK from the coding sequence TTGATTGAGATTATTGCACCTGTAAAGCTAAGGGATGCCCTGGATTTGAACAATGGGGACAGAGTTGTAGTACAGGTAAAAAAACAGGGTATGGAGAGCCAAAAATGA
- the ribB gene encoding 3,4-dihydroxy-2-butanone-4-phosphate synthase gives MNGNTVYDCLTYRNENINLALEALLAGKMIQIFDSDSREGETDLVISAKAVTYKEVKWMRKDAGGLICVAVDPVAAKQLKLPFMADLVLEASKSSYDLEEVVEREGDLKYDSHSSFSLWVNHRETRTGIPDDERALTIRKIGDITEKCLSGNGVRFGDEFRTPGHVALLRAAEGLLDERNGQTELSVALAHMAGVTPAMVVCEMLDDYNGKALSKEKAKEYGKEHDLVFLEGQEIVEAYITWKSCD, from the coding sequence ATGAACGGAAATACGGTTTACGATTGTCTTACGTATAGAAACGAAAACATCAATCTGGCACTGGAAGCACTTCTGGCCGGAAAAATGATCCAGATCTTTGATTCGGACTCAAGGGAAGGGGAAACCGACCTCGTAATTTCTGCAAAAGCAGTCACTTATAAAGAGGTAAAGTGGATGCGAAAAGATGCAGGCGGTCTTATATGTGTAGCAGTGGACCCAGTGGCAGCAAAACAGTTAAAGCTACCTTTTATGGCAGATCTGGTCCTTGAAGCCAGCAAAAGCAGTTACGATCTTGAGGAAGTTGTGGAAAGGGAAGGAGACCTTAAGTATGACTCTCATTCTTCTTTCTCTCTATGGGTCAACCACCGCGAGACCAGAACAGGAATTCCTGACGATGAAAGAGCCCTTACTATCCGAAAAATAGGGGACATAACAGAAAAATGCCTTTCCGGAAACGGAGTTCGTTTTGGAGACGAATTCAGGACCCCGGGTCATGTGGCGCTCCTAAGAGCTGCCGAAGGGCTTCTGGATGAACGCAACGGGCAGACCGAACTTTCAGTTGCTCTTGCCCATATGGCAGGCGTTACCCCTGCAATGGTAGTCTGCGAAATGCTGGACGATTATAATGGAAAAGCTCTCTCTAAAGAAAAGGCAAAAGAATATGGTAAAGAGCATGATCTTGTATTTCTGGAAGGGCAGGAAATAGTTGAAGCATATATAACATGGAAAAGCTGTGACTGA
- a CDS encoding epoxyqueuosine reductase — protein MSSINLSSCIKEKALGIGYDLCGITPVDLVEEYSSRLDERIRNFPESRTSYEMLYPLAFPQKNVEWAKSIIVCVRRYGKYKIPKELDGYIGKAYLVDGRLKHSKEYSWRLEFEAYLNGLGIKYAYGIVPARLAAVNAGLGRIGNNNFFYTKEYGSWVFIETWVIDSELEYDKPTRSLNCPDNCNKCIDSCPTGALNMPLSMNWGKCIANLTSGLNSQTEGLKAKMGTWVYGCDVCQNICPKNKNKWEEKENFIDLSDITPHLSLESIWKMDEDTFLDVIQPRFWYIGQDGLWIWKCNALRAMANSGDQKYYKYIKEAVEDPDQNIRNTALWACQKLGI, from the coding sequence TTGAGTAGTATCAACCTATCATCATGCATAAAAGAAAAAGCCTTAGGAATAGGTTACGATTTATGTGGAATAACACCAGTTGATTTGGTTGAGGAATATTCATCACGTCTTGATGAGAGGATTAGAAATTTCCCCGAGTCACGTACATCATATGAAATGCTGTATCCTCTAGCTTTTCCTCAAAAAAATGTAGAATGGGCCAAATCAATTATTGTTTGTGTTAGAAGATATGGAAAATATAAAATTCCAAAGGAACTCGATGGCTATATAGGAAAAGCATACTTGGTTGATGGAAGATTAAAACATTCTAAGGAATATTCTTGGAGACTCGAGTTTGAAGCTTATTTAAACGGGCTGGGAATTAAATATGCTTATGGAATAGTTCCAGCTCGTTTGGCAGCAGTAAATGCCGGCTTAGGACGTATAGGCAATAACAACTTTTTCTACACGAAGGAATATGGTTCTTGGGTCTTCATTGAAACGTGGGTAATTGACAGTGAGCTGGAATATGACAAGCCAACGCGTTCATTAAATTGTCCAGATAATTGTAATAAATGCATAGATTCATGTCCAACAGGAGCTTTGAATATGCCTTTATCAATGAACTGGGGAAAGTGCATCGCTAATCTCACAAGTGGGTTAAATTCGCAGACAGAAGGATTGAAAGCCAAGATGGGAACCTGGGTATATGGGTGTGATGTCTGTCAGAATATATGTCCCAAGAATAAAAATAAATGGGAAGAAAAGGAAAATTTCATTGATCTATCAGACATTACACCACATTTATCTCTCGAAAGTATATGGAAGATGGATGAAGATACTTTCCTTGATGTAATTCAGCCTAGATTTTGGTATATAGGACAAGATGGCCTATGGATATGGAAGTGTAATGCTTTGAGAGCTATGGCCAATAGTGGAGATCAGAAGTATTATAAATATATTAAAGAAGCTGTAGAAGATCCAGATCAAAATATTCGCAATACTGCTTTATGGGCCTGTCAGAAACTTGGTATATAA
- a CDS encoding DUF3786 domain-containing protein: MNSGYDQIYKNLILKLDKCDFVEVAERLGLLLQPNGALSVNFLGREYEISSQGINPTDGKPVNVNNRSVLAYYLLSKGKGEPAYSYVPIHNLTGVVISSSTNTKWMTDPLSKTFSQDYATFSEAICRLGGVFNGKLKSGGYSWLLEALPKILLQIVYYEEDAEFPCEVQILFDKNASYFLESECLAFLEGCLVRAIIMTAKTGDTAGWV; this comes from the coding sequence ATGAATAGTGGTTATGATCAAATTTATAAAAATCTTATACTCAAACTAGACAAATGCGATTTTGTAGAGGTTGCCGAACGTCTTGGTTTGTTACTTCAGCCGAACGGAGCCCTATCTGTCAATTTTCTTGGTCGGGAATATGAGATAAGTTCTCAAGGTATTAATCCAACTGACGGCAAGCCGGTTAATGTCAACAACCGCAGTGTTCTGGCTTACTATTTATTATCAAAAGGTAAAGGCGAACCTGCGTATTCATATGTGCCAATTCATAATCTTACCGGCGTAGTAATATCATCCAGCACAAATACAAAATGGATGACCGATCCGCTTAGTAAAACATTCAGTCAAGATTATGCAACATTCAGTGAAGCTATTTGCAGATTAGGTGGGGTTTTTAACGGCAAGCTGAAATCGGGCGGCTATTCATGGCTTCTTGAAGCATTGCCTAAAATCCTCCTCCAAATCGTATATTATGAAGAAGATGCTGAATTTCCTTGTGAAGTTCAAATTCTGTTTGATAAAAATGCTTCATACTTTCTGGAGTCTGAATGTCTGGCTTTTTTAGAGGGATGTCTTGTAAGAGCAATAATCATGACAGCAAAAACAGGAGATACAGCTGGATGGGTATGA
- a CDS encoding TetR/AcrR family transcriptional regulator codes for MTDINQTNQQILHYARHFLQCQGYNGFSYKDISQKLGIKNASIHHYYPKKEDLVAALLEESRKNLAENIFKIAESGGSARQQLQYYFDYSLKEFDEGKSICPPGSLILNFEGLPEEVKKQNLLLLNYILDWITKVLRTGLEQGEFNFSDPVEVRAELVVETLMGARLLSSIQGRKTLVRSISLIKSDLGWKD; via the coding sequence ATGACAGATATAAACCAGACCAATCAACAAATACTCCATTACGCAAGACACTTTTTGCAATGCCAGGGTTACAATGGATTTAGTTACAAGGATATTTCCCAGAAACTGGGGATAAAAAACGCTTCAATACATCATTATTATCCAAAAAAAGAAGATTTAGTTGCAGCCTTGCTTGAAGAGAGCAGAAAAAATTTAGCTGAGAATATTTTCAAAATAGCGGAATCTGGAGGGTCTGCTCGTCAGCAGCTTCAATACTATTTCGATTATTCATTAAAGGAGTTTGATGAAGGTAAAAGTATCTGCCCTCCTGGATCATTGATCCTTAATTTTGAAGGCCTTCCAGAAGAAGTTAAAAAGCAAAATCTGTTGCTACTAAATTATATACTAGATTGGATCACCAAAGTTCTCAGAACCGGTTTGGAACAGGGGGAATTCAATTTTTCAGACCCTGTAGAAGTGCGCGCAGAATTGGTAGTCGAGACATTGATGGGGGCCAGACTATTATCTAGTATCCAAGGTAGAAAAACACTTGTCAGGTCTATTTCCTTAATCAAATCTGATCTTGGATGGAAGGATTAA
- a CDS encoding DUF1638 domain-containing protein translates to MPVLSILSCKILQDEIVWLITNDSQIKRVIIAENGNILEFTEKLDEQHINYNIVPFKKLPQILQNIDRDELTLVVNLRELGLHAAPKILKSEVYQNIREMIPFSNGILIFYGLCGNVLGNVEEDFCLEKDGCTVRILRDDERVVDDCIGATVGGGANYLKLLKTHSKEPAFFFTPMYASSWKELLNINKLHSNPEKALKMAKMVNDLAGYSRVAKVNTGLTYVKNIDEKIEEYAKLFGYSTFEVDGNQEIFKKCYLSMKKEICDHC, encoded by the coding sequence ATGCCTGTTTTAAGCATATTAAGCTGTAAAATACTTCAGGATGAGATAGTTTGGCTTATTACAAATGATTCGCAAATAAAGAGAGTTATAATCGCAGAGAATGGAAATATCCTTGAGTTTACAGAAAAACTAGATGAACAGCATATAAATTATAATATTGTTCCTTTTAAGAAATTGCCACAGATCCTTCAAAATATTGACAGGGATGAACTTACTCTTGTGGTCAATCTGAGAGAACTTGGGCTTCATGCAGCACCAAAAATATTGAAATCTGAGGTCTATCAAAATATCAGGGAAATGATACCTTTCTCGAATGGGATACTCATTTTTTACGGTCTTTGCGGAAATGTTCTGGGTAATGTTGAGGAAGATTTTTGCCTGGAAAAAGATGGTTGTACGGTGCGGATACTGAGGGATGATGAAAGAGTTGTAGATGACTGCATAGGAGCAACGGTAGGCGGTGGTGCAAACTACCTCAAATTGCTTAAAACCCATAGTAAGGAGCCTGCTTTCTTCTTTACACCGATGTATGCAAGTTCATGGAAAGAGCTTTTAAACATAAATAAACTCCATTCTAATCCTGAAAAGGCATTGAAAATGGCAAAAATGGTAAATGACCTGGCAGGATATTCAAGAGTTGCAAAAGTCAATACAGGCCTGACATATGTAAAGAACATAGATGAAAAGATCGAAGAATATGCTAAATTGTTTGGATACAGTACTTTTGAAGTTGATGGTAATCAGGAAATATTCAAAAAATGTTATCTTTCCATGAAGAAAGAAATATGCGATCATTGCTGA
- a CDS encoding DUF1638 domain-containing protein encodes MRSLLIKEGLSMPVLSIVACEMLEDELVYALSKDPEIKRLFVIENRNSFRFVKKLKSEHLKPFVFSPEKLYPLISEINRKSFGNPMGKLSNFPLFKKTYDVIFNKKQQKLTVVVNLLRKDLHSDIDLLQSEVYLNAKEMSKISNGVLLFYGKCGFSSEKMQAELQKLGCPICFLRDEGRNIVDDCISVALGGNEIYTKTMLLGNGKGAIYATPMWLSELNETNYKSSESYQKISKYLTSPMYSLLFKINNQLYKDANFHRNASEFAKIFNMNIINVNGTMKIAINSYMEAKTDIYKNLA; translated from the coding sequence ATGCGATCATTGCTGATTAAAGAAGGTCTTTCAATGCCAGTGTTGAGTATAGTTGCCTGTGAAATGCTTGAAGATGAATTAGTATACGCTCTCTCAAAAGACCCTGAAATTAAAAGGCTGTTTGTAATAGAGAACAGAAACAGTTTCCGATTTGTAAAGAAACTAAAGTCTGAACATCTTAAACCTTTTGTGTTTTCTCCAGAGAAGTTGTATCCCCTTATCTCAGAAATCAATAGGAAATCATTTGGTAATCCTATGGGAAAGCTTTCTAACTTTCCTTTATTTAAGAAAACATATGATGTTATATTTAACAAAAAGCAGCAAAAATTAACTGTTGTTGTAAACCTTCTACGAAAAGATTTACATTCTGATATTGACCTTTTGCAATCTGAAGTATATCTGAATGCCAAAGAAATGTCAAAAATCTCGAATGGTGTTCTTTTATTCTATGGAAAATGTGGCTTTAGTTCTGAAAAAATGCAAGCAGAATTGCAAAAACTTGGTTGTCCTATTTGTTTTCTGAGGGATGAAGGAAGAAATATTGTTGATGACTGCATAAGCGTAGCATTAGGGGGGAATGAAATTTACACAAAAACGATGCTATTGGGAAATGGCAAAGGAGCCATATATGCAACACCAATGTGGCTTTCCGAACTGAATGAAACCAATTATAAATCTTCTGAATCTTACCAAAAGATCAGCAAATACCTAACCTCTCCTATGTATAGTCTTCTTTTTAAGATTAACAATCAACTCTATAAAGATGCTAATTTTCATAGAAATGCTTCTGAGTTTGCAAAAATTTTTAACATGAATATTATCAATGTTAATGGAACAATGAAGATAGCAATTAACTCTTACATGGAAGCTAAAACCGATATTTACAAAAATTTAGCCTAA
- a CDS encoding DUF2115 family protein, whose protein sequence is MPDIIIEIFSELRNRNYVDTLEEIDHEKLEDFILRINQYMDENVPNQKDLKEYIRIICTYLTFKAKKPLHPPGMIIDGNKKIFKKGDNYFCPMKSKYLSEAMSLCKYCVCKKIN, encoded by the coding sequence TTGCCAGATATAATAATAGAAATATTCTCAGAGCTTCGAAATCGGAATTACGTAGATACTCTTGAAGAGATTGATCACGAAAAACTCGAAGACTTCATTCTCCGAATAAATCAATATATGGATGAAAATGTGCCCAATCAAAAAGACTTAAAAGAATATATTCGAATTATATGTACCTATTTAACCTTTAAAGCAAAGAAGCCACTGCATCCCCCAGGCATGATTATTGATGGTAACAAGAAAATATTTAAAAAAGGAGACAATTATTTTTGTCCAATGAAAAGTAAGTATCTATCAGAGGCTATGTCTTTATGTAAATATTGCGTTTGTAAGAAAATTAATTAA
- a CDS encoding GNAT family N-acetyltransferase, translated as MKIGFAQSNDIDGWIKLLELVKDNFPGLDMEEYKKGLSTRILEQGALVAKENDMLIGVLLFSRESKELEFLAVHPQYRRLGTATALIRYMLAIFPKGSCFTVITYREDDPKGKAARELYKRIGFMPGELITVFDYPCKKFIYTNE; from the coding sequence ATGAAGATCGGATTTGCGCAAAGCAACGATATCGATGGCTGGATTAAATTACTGGAGCTCGTAAAAGATAATTTTCCGGGGCTTGACATGGAAGAGTATAAAAAGGGGCTGTCAACAAGAATACTCGAACAGGGCGCTTTGGTAGCGAAAGAAAACGATATGTTGATTGGAGTCCTGCTGTTTTCAAGAGAATCCAAAGAACTTGAGTTTCTCGCGGTACACCCTCAGTACCGCAGGCTGGGCACGGCGACTGCCTTAATCCGGTACATGCTTGCCATTTTTCCTAAAGGTAGTTGTTTTACCGTTATAACCTACCGGGAAGATGATCCAAAAGGCAAAGCAGCGCGGGAATTGTACAAAAGAATAGGTTTTATGCCTGGCGAACTTATCACGGTTTTTGATTATCCGTGTAAGAAATTTATATATACCAATGAATAG
- a CDS encoding phosphoserine transaminase has protein sequence MKPTRVPKNPCFSSGPCAKHPGYSVEELKDAPFGRSHRSKPGKEKLAEAIKRTRDMLGLPADYLVGIVPASDTGAFEMSLWSMLGCRGVDVLVWESFSKEWATDITKQLKLKDVRVFEAEYGELPDLKKVDFKNDVVFVWNGTTSGVKVPNGDWIPDNREGLTLCDATSAIFAMDIPYHKLDVITFSWQKVLGGEGGHGILILSPRAVQRLESYTPAWPLPKIFRLTKGGKLNKEIFEGSTINTPSMLANEDWLAALKWAESIGGLKKLIQRSNENLAVFEAFVAKNNWIHFLAETKEIRSSTSVCFKVDLSDEKLKALIKTLEEKKVAYDIGSYRDAPSGLRIWCGATVEKEDLQCLCEWIEWAYNSVE, from the coding sequence ATGAAACCAACACGAGTTCCTAAAAATCCCTGTTTTTCTTCAGGGCCCTGTGCCAAACATCCAGGTTATTCTGTTGAAGAGCTGAAGGATGCACCTTTTGGCCGGTCGCACCGGAGCAAACCCGGCAAGGAAAAATTAGCTGAAGCAATTAAAAGAACAAGAGATATGCTTGGACTTCCTGCTGATTATCTGGTAGGTATTGTGCCGGCTTCCGATACAGGCGCTTTTGAAATGAGTTTGTGGTCTATGCTGGGATGCCGCGGGGTTGATGTCCTGGTTTGGGAATCTTTCAGTAAAGAATGGGCGACCGACATCACCAAACAGTTAAAATTAAAAGATGTACGAGTTTTTGAGGCAGAATACGGGGAATTACCGGATTTAAAGAAGGTCGATTTCAAGAATGATGTCGTTTTTGTCTGGAATGGGACTACCAGCGGAGTCAAAGTACCCAACGGCGACTGGATTCCTGATAACCGGGAAGGGCTCACGCTTTGCGATGCCACCTCTGCTATATTTGCTATGGATATACCCTACCATAAATTGGATGTCATTACCTTTTCATGGCAGAAGGTTTTAGGTGGGGAAGGTGGACATGGGATACTGATTTTATCTCCGCGGGCTGTTCAGCGTTTAGAAAGCTATACTCCTGCCTGGCCATTGCCCAAGATTTTCCGACTGACCAAAGGTGGTAAACTGAATAAGGAGATTTTTGAAGGCTCTACTATTAACACCCCATCCATGCTGGCTAATGAAGATTGGCTGGCAGCATTAAAATGGGCAGAGTCTATCGGAGGGCTTAAAAAACTTATCCAGCGGTCAAATGAAAATCTGGCGGTCTTTGAGGCATTTGTTGCTAAAAACAACTGGATCCATTTCTTAGCGGAAACAAAAGAGATAAGGTCCAGCACCAGTGTCTGCTTTAAAGTTGATTTATCCGACGAAAAGCTTAAAGCACTGATTAAAACGCTTGAGGAAAAAAAAGTTGCTTATGACATCGGTTCTTACCGGGATGCTCCTTCTGGCTTGCGCATCTGGTGCGGTGCTACCGTCGAGAAAGAGGATTTACAATGCCTCTGTGAATGGATCGAATGGGCTTATAATTCGGTTGAATGA
- a CDS encoding universal stress protein, with amino-acid sequence MGTVNFKKIVIATDGSDCSRLAVDKGIELAQLGSGTVYAVYVVSTAYLSMDGDYFMGVNPYWESIQEAWKTQGQQAVNYVKNLGEMKGINVESVLLEGNPSDELIRYAEENEMDIIVMGTLGKTGLDRLLLGSVAGNVVRHSKVPVMVVRDECIR; translated from the coding sequence ATGGGTACTGTTAATTTTAAAAAAATAGTGATTGCAACCGATGGCTCAGACTGCTCCAGGCTGGCCGTTGACAAAGGGATAGAGCTTGCTCAATTGGGTAGCGGAACAGTTTACGCGGTCTATGTGGTATCAACGGCCTACTTATCTATGGACGGGGATTACTTTATGGGTGTGAATCCTTATTGGGAGTCGATACAAGAGGCATGGAAAACACAAGGGCAGCAGGCTGTAAATTATGTAAAAAATTTAGGAGAGATGAAAGGAATCAATGTGGAATCTGTCCTGCTTGAAGGCAATCCCTCAGACGAACTTATCCGATATGCAGAAGAAAACGAGATGGATATCATTGTTATGGGCACTCTCGGAAAGACAGGACTGGACAGGTTGCTTCTTGGCAGCGTTGCAGGAAACGTGGTCCGTCACTCGAAGGTTCCTGTTATGGTTGTAAGGGATGAGTGTATTAGGTAA